The Primulina tabacum isolate GXHZ01 chromosome 1, ASM2559414v2, whole genome shotgun sequence genome contains the following window.
TTGGTACTTTTTTAGAAAGCCCATGATCCTgtgataataattttatataagtatataatatcctttttatgagatgtgataattttaatctaatgataaaaacatcacaaatgacttaattgccctcaatatataaaaatcataaaccttaTTGTTGTCTCATTTTACttgtaggtagaaattaaaatcaaataaatatttttatatattttatatttataatatgataattatataaatgaaattGAGATAATTGTATAAATGATTTgtataaatctcaataaaattattagtatcactcgatcaaccttaaaaatttatatttcactTGATTCACAAAATTaagggctcaattatcatattatataatatataaaatttggtaaaaaaaaataaatcatgcaagcactgtCGGCGCATAAacagataagaaatatgaactcaggaacaaatttgaaattataaaatttatcattataagattaattttatcattacaatctaatatataaatttaatcacacttattaaaatcataccaaacattaaatataatatcatacatcttatttatcattaacttatccttatattatatatcacattttTATCGTATCATGTGTACAAAACTATGCCTTACTGTATTATCTatctaaaatattattactCTATTacaattttttagttttttagaaaacatttaatgtaatataaacATACATAAAATACAAATAACACAACTTGTTTTCTCGGTTTTTATATGACGACATGTACGATTTCATGTCATTGTAGTCAATTTCAGACACCTAATAGCACAGCACCGACGTTGAAAGTTTTATTATTGACAGTATTTCCGAAATATTTATCACAAAAACCAGCTTTTAGTGTTTCCAAATTGATGAGCAGAGCTCAGCCAAATGCCTCTCAGACTCTCAGTAGAAGAAAACTTTAGAATTGAAGTCGATAATAAATGTTCGAATTTCCATTGGCGCAAGCTCCACCACCAATTCTGCGGGATGTACGGGGCCTCCTCTTGGCCCGGGAGATGCTTGTTTATTGGAGCCGCCTTCTACTTTCCAAGATAGTCTTTTCTTCTCCATTTCCTCTCTTTCTTGATTAGCAGATAGACTCATTTCATGAATATCGTATATCTGACAAGAGGGCATTGCAAAATTACCAGCCATGGCAattaaagaaagatattaggaTAAATGGAAAGAAAAATGTACTTAGTGTTGTCTCACTTTCTTGTTTGGAAAAACTCTCTTTAATTCTACGGTGGTCATGACTGATAAGTCCTTGTCCTTCCTCGCCAACCTAATATAGAAATAAAATGTAAGGACAACAATTAGCATGTCGGTTGTAATTTGTAAACCAAGAGGGAAATCCAATCCCAAAATATCAGCCTCCCAACAATTAATCACCGTCCAAGTCGTGAAGCTGACGTCAGATCACATCATCAACCTGCGCACTCTAAATAGGTCTCATTCACCTATCAGTATTCAGCACATCCACCTTAATCTTACCAGTAATGTGGTACGGGCTACATTACTAACAGTGATCAGATGGTAACCCTTTTACGGACACCTATTCTGCTAGGTCGACTTTCAACAAGAGCATAAATGATAACCCATAAGCCCAAAAGATGAATCCATATAAAATAGAACAATTGCTTGCCAAGATAAGAATGGTATGAACTCATGGCCCAAGATTGCATCTTTAAACAATCAACAAGTTTTGCATAAATAATTTCTATTGGAGAAACTTAAAAATATCTCAAGGAAAATTGGGAGAATAATGCAAAATTAAAGAATTCAAACCTCAAATAAATGAGCTAATCGGAGTAGAACGGTTTGGTCTTCAAGTTCCTGAGGCATTAGAAGCGACCAATAGAATTAAATCATTAATCAGTACACCCAAAGAGAAAAAACCTTGCAGCCACCATCAGTTTCTATCAGATATACTCACctcaaatacaataaaatagtTAGTCGGTTAAATGGTAGTTAGTCGGTTAATGAACAGTTAGCTGATAGTTAGCTTACTAATTAGTTTGAAGGATATAAATGTAATCGAGAGTCATCAGTTGTCACTAATGAAGAAAAGGGAGAATTCTCCATGCATTCCAATCTCTGAACTCATACgtaatatggtatcagagcttccgCACTCAATTATCTACCGATCGGAGATCTAAGCTTCACAAACGTAATTCATGGCTTCTGGAAATTCATCGAATTCGTTGCGTTCCAATGGTCAATCCGCCATTGATGATCCGATGAGCCCCTATTATCTGCACCACTCAGATAATACTGGCCTTACATTGGTCTCACAACCGCTCACCGGAGATAACTACACCTCTTTGAGCAGGGCCATGAAGATTGCACTCTCAGTCAAAAACAAATTGGGTTTTGTTGATGGCACAATCGCTAAACCATCAGCGGCAGAATTGAATTTACTCAATTACTGGACTCGAAGCAACAATATTGTCATTTCATGGATCTTGAATTCAGTTTCCAAAGATATCTCAGCAAGTGTTCTATTCTCAGATTCTGCTGCAGCCATTTGGGAAGATCTCAGAGAACGGTTCCAGCAGCACAATGGGCCTCGTATATTTCAGTTGAGATGTGATTTGATAAACTTACGACAAGAACAAGACTCGGTCAGTGTCTATTTCACCAAGCTTAAATCACTTTGGGAAGAATTGAACAATTTTCGACCAATGTGTTGCTGCGGTAAATGCACTTGTGAGGGAGTAAAAAGGATCGAAACACACTTCCAGATGGACTACATTATGACTTTCCTCATGGGTCTCAATGATTAGTTTGCTCAACTCCGCACTCAAGTCTTGTTGATTGATCACATTCCTCCTATCAACCGGGTTTTCTCACTGGTTATTCAAGAAGAACGTCAAAGGGATATGCGAGTTCCTTCTATGGGCAGCACCCCAACATGTGGTATGGCCTTCTCCGTCAAAACGAGTCAGCCACAATTCAAGGCCAGAGGGCCACCAAGAATACACCGAGAGACGCCTCGAGAACGCCCTTTTTGCACCAAATGTAACATCCATGGTCACATGGTAGATACTTGTTACAAGATACATGGCTATCCTCCGGGGTTTAAGCAGCGGGCAAATTACTCAACTAAACCAAACGATGTCAGTGCGAATCAGATCTGAGGGCCATATAATTCTTCTATTAAAAATTCTGACGAGGACGTTGAATCTTCACCAAATGTGTTCCAAAGTTTTAGCAAAGACCCAATGGCCCAACTAAGGACAATGTTCACTCAACATTTATCATCATTTGACAGTCCACACAACTCGGCAAATGAATCCATTAGTAATCTTGTCACGGGTACCTGTTTATCCACATTTGATTCTCATAATCTGAACTCTACAGCATGTTGGGTTATTGATTCCGGAGCATCCAGACACATTTGTTCAAATGCGTTTTTGTTTAAATCAATTACACCTGTTAGTGGTTCGACAGTCACTCTGCCCGATCACACCACGATCACGGTTAATTTTTGTGGTGAAGTTAAACTTGGAGCTTCATTGATTCTTGAAGATGTTCTGTACATCCCATCCTTCAGATTCAATCTATTATCTGTGAGTTGCCTCCTTGCCAACACCACCTCTGTGATCGGTTTCTGTCATGACTCATTTATTATCCAGGAAACCATGACGAAGAAGACGATTGGCAAGGGTAGGAAAATCAATGGGCTCTATGTTCTGGATTCAGTTTCAGAGCATAAAGAGGTGTCTATAAATCAGGTATCAGTGGATTTATGGCATTGTCGACTTGGCCATCCCTCTGTTAgagtaatggaacttttgaaagATTCTTTACAATACAATGCACTTCAACTGGGTAAATGTAAATCGTGTCTCATATGCCCAATAGCTAAACAACGAAGATTGCCATTTCCCTCAAATCATAATGTGTCTGCTTATCCATTTGATCTTATACATTGCGATGTTTGGGGACCGTATCACATTCCCACGCAAAACCAGCAACGTTATTTTATAACTTTAGTGGATGATTGTACTCGTTTTACATTGATATATCTACTCCAACACAAATCTGAGGCACAAGGAATTGTTTCCAGATTTTGCACCATGATTGAGACTCAGTTTCTAACGAAGATCAAGTCATTTCGCACTGACAATGCAAAAGAACTTGCTTTCACAGATTTATTCCTTCAAAAGGGCATTATACATCAGTTCTCATGTGTTCAAACTCCACAGCAGAACTCGGTCGTTGAACGAAAGCACCAACACCTGCTTAATGTCGCAAGATCCTTACTTTTTCAATCACGTGTACCAGCTAAGTTCCGGGGAGAGTGTGTCTTGACTGCCACTTATCTAATCAATCGAGTACCTTCTCCTTCAAACAACAAGTCTCCTTATGAAATTCTGTACAAGAAAAATTTTGATTACTCAGTCTTAAGTACTTTTGGATGTCTCGCTTTTGCGTCCACATTGGCAAGCAATCGTGACAAGTTGTCCCCAAGAGCTCGTGCATGTGTTTTCATAGGATATTCCCCGGGCATTAAAGGTTACAAATTGATTGACATCAGCAGCAGAGAAGTTTTTGTTTCCAGAGACGTGATTTTTCATGAAAGTATATTCCCTTTCATGACGATTCATTCAGAAGTTGGCATTGATCCATTCTCTCAAATTGTCCTGCCTATTCCATTCAACATGCAGACAGCTGACCCAGTACCTTCACATCAATCTCCTTCATTACAAGAATCAAGATCCAATTGTCAAACATACACCACATCCTCAGTCCTGATCCCTAATCGCACCTCGTCTACAATCACACAAACCCCGTCATATCTCCGTGATTACCACTGCAATTTAATGCAATCCAAAGCACCACTCCATTCCAAGTTTTCATACCCATTGACAGCATACATATCCTATGACTCTTTATCCCCTTCATATCGAAATTTTGTCCTCAATGTTTCATCCCAATATGAGCCACAATTTTTCCATCAAGCCGTCCATATTCCTCAGTGGCGAGTAGCCATGAACGAAGAACTGGAAGCACTGGAAGCCAATCGTACCTGGTCAATTGTTCCTCTGCCACAAGGAAAACATTCCATCGGATGTAGGTGGGTGTACAAAATCAAATTTGCTTCGGATGGGTCCATTGATCAACACAAGGCTCGTCTCGTAGCCAAAGGATATACTCAACAGGAAGGTATCGATTTTTTTGAAACATTTTCGCAAGTGGCAAAATTAGCTACTGTCAAAGTATTACTCGCCCTCGCAGCTAGCCACCATTGGCAACTTGCTCAACTCGACGTGAACAACGCCTTCCTTAATGGCGACTTATTGGAGGAAGTTTGCATGGACCTACCCCTGGGGTATTCAAAACAGATTCCATGTAACCATTCATCCACCAAGCTGGTCTGTAAACTTCACAAATCGATTTACGGACTTCGTCAAGCGTCTCGAGAGTGGTACACCAAGTTTTCTCAAGCATTAATTCAGTCCGGATTCACCCAATCTCAATCTGATCACCCCTTATTCACAAAAGGTTCAGGATCCTCTTTCATTGCCTTACTCGTATATGTAGACGATATCATCATTGCAGGTCCTTCTTCTCATCTTATTCAAACTTTAAAGGCATCTCTCCAAGGTCTCTTCAAACTCAAAGATTTGGGTTCCCTTAAGTACTTCCTTGGGCTTGAGATTGCAAGATCTAAGCAGGGCATTTGTCTCTCTCAACGGCTTTACACCTTAAAGCTTTTAGAAGACACTGGATTATTAGCCAGCAAGCCTGCTATAACTCCCATGGAACCTCGTTTACACTTAAACAATAATGATGGTGAGCCAATTGAAGATATCTCGCAGTATCGTCGACTCATTGGTCGACTTCTATACCTCACCTTATCACGTCCAGACATTGCATTTGCCGTCCACAAACTCAAGTCAGTTTGTATCTAAGCCTCGGACAACTCATATGCAAGCAGTAAACCATCTTTTTACGCTATCTCAAATCAGTTCCTGGTCAAGGAATATTTTTCCCAGCAACGTCTTCCACCCAACTTCGGGCCTTCTCTGATGCTGATTGGGCAGCTTGCACAGACACAAGGAAGTCAGTCACAGGCTTTTGTGTGTTCCTCGGTGATGCCTTGATTTCCTGGAAAGCAAAGAAGCAAGCCACTATCTCACGGTCATCCACCGAAGCAGAATATAGGGCTTTAGCTAGCACTACAAGCGAAGTCATGTGGCTTATACAACTACTTCAAGACTATAACATTTCATCTCCTACACCAGCCATTGTGTTTTGCGACAGCCAATCTGCAATACATATCACTACCAATCCAGTATTTCATGAGCGGACAAAACACATCGAGATCGATTGCCATTTTATTCGAGGAAAAATCGCAGATGGTTCAATCAAACTCCTCCCTGTTCGTTCCAACTTACAACTTGCGGACATGTTTACCAAACCCGTACCATCCACTACCTTGACAACATTATTATCCAAGATGTCTATCAAAAATGTTTATAGTACATCTTGAGGGGGGAATATCAGATATACTCACCTCAAATACAATAAATAGTTAGTCGGTTAAATGGTAGTTAGTCGGTTAATGAACAGTTAGCTGATAGTTAGCTTACTAATTAGTTTGAAGGATATAAAATGTAATCGAGAGTCATCAGTTGTCACTAATGAAGAAAAGGGGGAATTCTCCATGCATTCCAATCTCTGAACTCATACGTAATAGTTTCTGAGCAGATAATACCTGTAGGGTTAGTATCACGACGCTATCAGGAAGACTATAAGAAGGATCCATTGCTGTAAAGGTTGGTATGGGGAAATTTGTAAACTCCTCATCCTGCAAGTACATAAGCACGTTGTCTGAGTTAAAGATATTTACCATATAGGCAACCAAGAAATACAAATGTACAAGATACCTGCTCAGAAAAGGCTAAAAGGAATGGTGAGTATATCTCCTGTCCAAATGATCGACGCCACTTGGATCCCTCTCCTAGCAGATCAAACCTAAGATAGTACTTCCCTTGGACCTGTGAGAAATTTAGCAAGTAATATGAACAGATTGCATGCCAGTAAGAGTGATAGAATATGGAAGTGTGTGTTGATAGGAATGGAAGAGAAGTCGATTACagttaaatgttattttaaacatgtaattcTTTCACATGAAACAGAACTTATTGAATAGGACAAAGATACTCGGGCAGACTGATCTAGGTAATCAAGATGCTTACAGTTAAACCCTCACACTTCTCAAGAATGCAGACTGTCTCATTTAAAGCCTCTTCAACACCTCTACCATCATCATAAAGCAATCTCCTACAAAACAAGGCTTGGAGTTGATTTCTCGAAGTGCAGTGTATAGATGacaataaatattctttttatttttgcaGGAACGTTATCATGGCAAAGAAAAGATATCAAAAGTTTATAGAGATGAATCAGAATTATTGAAGAAAAACAAGAGCATAACTACAACCTATGGAGCATCAACTCCAACTTCCCATCAGCAATACTCGATCCTCCAACTGATCTATCCACCAAGATTGAAAACTCGGTGGTTTTATCTTTGATGTaaattccaagattgatctgcaaGAAGGTCCAACTAAATAATGaagcaaaaacaaaaaacacaaaaaaaaaaaaagaataacaaCAAATGACCTGAGTTGAACTCCATAGTATTATTTCTGTGACCGATTATAATGGTTAAAGGTAGATGTGAGAAAAACCGGATAGGTTCGGTTTACAATAAAAACTCAAACTAAACCAATACTATCGGTTTTGAAAAATTGCAAACCAAACCGAACCATTAATAATTAAAACCAAACCTAGGTTTCGGTTCGGCTTGGTTTAGAAGaccaattttaaatttttgttcaaataattttttgaatattttaaaacataatttaaaatttataaactagctattatattataaataaataaatatcaatatgcatacaaatattaaacaatttaaCATTATAATGTATGAAAATGACATTACGAATTTCCTCTAAAAATATAACTTCTCAAAATGAAGTAGTTtagcttaaaaaaaaattcatcatcATCCGCCATTACACTTCAAAAAAGGAGAGATTTATCTTCGATGTCCTTTCAACTTCAATTTAAATCATTGGCAaacttaaaatttataaaagtaaCATCTATTATCAATTTTCCTTGATATTAATGATATGATataaactaaaaaataaataatatatttatatataattgaaatattatatgattatacaATCGGTTTGGTTCGGTTTTGATTGGatagttttaataaaaacgttcGGTTATGATTGGATAGTTTAATAAAAACTTTGAACCGAACAAATGTTCTTGGTTTTATTGATTTTAAAACAAATCCAAACCGTGATCAACTAAAAACCAATGGTTTGGTTCAATTTGGTTTCTGCTCACCCCTAGTATTGGATCTTATGCTATCCagaaattctgaaatttaagaaattttctGGGATTTTACAGATTCCTGGTTAACCCATGCACGGATCATTTTAAGACACAAGAATAACATTTTTTGAGGTGATCAACACAGTTGTCACGTCGACACTTTCAGATATTCCTGTCCTCGAGATTTTAAAGTAGTAGAAGTGCttcaaaaaattcagtttcaaaAAAACTAAATGAATATTTTCTGGAAAGTACTGCTCTTGAGAAAACATACAGGATAGTAGTTTCCAGCAATTGGTTGGTTCACTTGAAGGTCCCAATCAGCTCTGTAGTCTCTGATctacaaaacaagacaaaagCTTTAGTTCTACGCATTACATTATAAATCCCAATAATTAATTTCCAAGCAGTGATGCTGATGAGATTTATACACAAATACATCATGCCATGGACAAAAGATGATTTGCCCCTGGCAGAAATGAATGGATCCAACCCACCCGTTCAAGAAAATCACGCCCATTAGAGTCTGTATAAAATGTTTTGTTGTTTCCTACAGTTGACTTTATTTGAGTTACTATCTCCTTCCCAATTCCATCTTCAATGGGTATCGGACCAACCTGTGATGCCAGACATTATGGGTAGCTCGGACATTAGAAATTTAAACTGTTTTTATGATGAACAGCTAAAAGAACATATGAAGGCTGACTTACCATGAATTCAACCTCAACATGTTCCTTTTCCTTGTACACTCTCGTGATCTGCAGATAAGTATGTTAACAATCGGTAACAAAGAAATGAGAAATGGGAGTAATTTTGTTTCCAAGAAGGGTCAAGTCTCGGTTTCCCTAATTCCTCACAGGCGATGAACAATGCGCTGACATACATTTCTAAGTTTGTATATGTTTCTTCCATTTAAGCTTTTGCATCACACAATTGATTTCTGCATAATTTCACACAACTTCAACTTAATAACCATCGGAAAATACTTTCAAGATCCTAAATCAGTAAATTGTCAACACACATCGAAAAATTTTGTAATGTATGCATCAAAACATATATGACCCTCATAATTGACAAACATTCAATGATTCATTACTCATAATTTGTTTTCCATACCTTGGGTGTAACTCAAACCCTAAATGAGATGAAGAGATACCCATGTGGAAGACATATAACGGGAAACCTGATGGTTTTGGGGATTCTGGTTTCTTTGGAGTGTGAATATcctattatatttatataatttgagTAGAAGAATTAATGATTCTCGAACTAACCTGGGATATCCATGAATTGAATGTCTGATGAACTTCATCAAACAGAGGTCCTCGAAAAACTGCAAGTGGAATCTGCAAAATAAGATAAACAATTCATTGTCTAACCGAGAAAACATAGATCATGCATTGAATGGTTGACTTTGAAGAGAATGTATATACCTTTCCTTCAGGTTGTATTGGAAATGTGCCATTTGGGCGAAAGATATATGCTCCCGAGGCCTTTCGTAAGTAAATCAAATTTTCCATCATTCTCAAAAAGTATCACTTTAGGACAGAAAAATAAGGAACATATTGCTAATATTACCTGAGAATCTTTACTCCCATCATCTCCAGCATAATAACTGTATGATTGTTCCAGAGATATGTTCACctatatcataaaatatgactCAAGAACATTTAAATTTACAGCAAAAGATTAAAAAAAGGAAGGTCAGCAGACTGAAGTTCAGGCAAGGTTACATCTACGAGGACGAGTAATACAGCAGCATGCATTTGACCAAACATAATTAAAAGACAGAAAGATGTGAAAGGACAAGCCGATGTGGCCATTCCTATATGGCATACCGAGCTCCTGCTATTAATATATTGCATAAGCTTCCCATCAATTCCCGAGTATAAAAGCTTCAAGTTTCCTGAACCTACTTGAACATCACTGATTTGACTTCCATCAAAAGGGTATGAAATTTGTTCTACAGAGGCTGGAGCTGCATATGTAACAATGTAGCCAACGGAATAAATTGCAATTACGCCCTGGATTAAGCAAACATCATTTACTAACtgataaaaatcaaaaaattcTGCTAAAGACCTGCCAACTTTCCACTTGATATCACATAAGTGCTGAAACCCAAAGGCTGAACAGTTGCTGTAAATGCGAGCCAATACACGGGAATGCTGGAGGATTTGCCAACATAAGCACTGGCATAGAATTTCCTAATGTCTCTTGAGGAACCAACTAAAGGAATAATCTGTGACACAATCACTTGTCCAGTGGAATCATGAACAGTGACATTCTCATCGATAACCTGCATCGAGGTAATGAAGCAAGATGAGATCACACCCAGTTGACCATCTATATAAATGCAATATATATGCATTCATACACAAATACAAatactacacacacacacatgcatataattGAGAATTCAGTTAGAATGTTTTTCGAGAAATCGTGAAACAATTAGCATCCAGAATAAACCATGTTTCATCAAGAAGAATGGATGAGTGAAATCTTTTAGATTGATCTGAGTTCACCTCATTAAAAATGGAAAAGAACGCAACTACTCACAGGAATTCTCACAACATCTGTTCTTCTCCAACCAAGAGAGTTGTAGACAACCACCACCTGCGGAAAGTAAGatactttaataaaatattgaatTCTAACACCTCCGC
Protein-coding sequences here:
- the LOC142551726 gene encoding putative alpha-mannosidase At5g13980 encodes the protein MANFRVFSGVLTVVLLHALVDCKFMVYNTSQGIVDGKLNVHLVPHTHDDVGWLKTVDQYYVGSNNSIQGACVQNVLDSLIPALLADKNRKFIYVEMAFFQRWWREQSETMQDTVKKLVNSGQLEFINGGMCMHDEAAPHYIDMIDQTTLGHRFLKEEFDVAPRIGWQIDPFGHTAVQAYLLGAEVGFDSLFFGRIDYQDRAKRRDDKTLEVIWHGSKSRGSSSQIFAGAFYAGNYEPPTGFYFEVNDDSPIVQDDINLFDYNVQERVNDFVAAALAQANVTRSNHVMWTMGTDFKYQYAHTWFRNMDKLIHYVNQDGRVNAFYSTPSLYTDAKYSLNESWPLKIDDFLPYADRVNAYWTGYFTSRPAIKRYVRMMSGYYLAARQLEFFRGRNKSGPNTDSLGDALALAQHHDAVSGTEKQHVANDYAKRLSIGYKEAEEVVANSLGCLTQSSSTSRCKSPTTSFLQCPLLNISYCPPTEVDLSLGKKLVVVVYNSLGWRRTDVVRIPVIDENVTVHDSTGQVIVSQIIPLVGSSRDIRKFYASAYVGKSSSIPVYWLAFTATVQPLGFSTYVISSGKLAAPASVEQISYPFDGSQISDVQVGSGNLKLLYSGIDGKLMQYINSRSSVNISLEQSYSYYAGDDGSKDSQASGAYIFRPNGTFPIQPEGKIPLAVFRGPLFDEVHQTFNSWISQITRVYKEKEHVEVEFMVGPIPIEDGIGKEIVTQIKSTVGNNKTFYTDSNGRDFLERIRDYRADWDLQVNQPIAGNYYPINLGIYIKDKTTEFSILVDRSVGGSSIADGKLELMLHRRLLYDDGRGVEEALNETVCILEKCEGLTVQGKYYLRFDLLGEGSKWRRSFGQEIYSPFLLAFSEQDEEFTNFPIPTFTAMDPSYSLPDSVVILTLQELEDQTVLLRLAHLFEVDDDKDLSVMTTVELKRVFPNKKIYDIHEMSLSANQEREEMEKKRLSWKVEGGSNKQASPGPRGGPVHPAELVVELAPMEIRTFIIDFNSKVFFY